The DNA segment CTTGCGCGCTTGCTAACGGTAAAAACGTGTCAAGAGTTATCACCGTCTCTACAGGGAATCACGGCGCTGCCATGGCGTTCGCTTGCAGGGAATACAACCTTCAACTCACCGTTGGCGTGCCCGTCAACTGCGACCAGAGTAAACTTGAATTGATTCGTCAATTTGGTGGAGAGTTAGAGATGATTGGACGAGATTTAGACGAAACCAAGGAACTGCTCCAGCAACGTCCACTCTCACCGGATACCGTCTTTATTGAGGATGGATCCAGTCCCGAAATCGTTGCCGGCACCTCCACAATCGGGTCGGAAATTGTTCAGCAATTACCCAACGTAGAAGTCGTCATTGTGCCGGTTGGGAACGGTGCATTAATCGGTGGAATTGGGACGGCACTCAAAGAATTCAACCCGGCAATACAGGTAATTGGTGGTATGGCGTTATCGTTTGAGGCGGGACACGCGGTGGACACGGAAAGTTGCGATACCTTTGCCAGCGGAATGGCAGTACGAGTCTCAATTCCGGAAGCTGTGGATCTAATGTTAGCGGTTGTCGATAAGATGCACATGGTTTCCGAGACAGAGTTGAAAGAAGCGATGGGGACTTTCTATAATCATACCGGACATCTGCCGGAGGGCGCTGGAGTCGCTCCCCTAGCCACAGCATTAAAGATGCGCACCGGTCTGGAAAACAAGACCGTCTGTCTAATCGCTTCAGGCGCCAATGTGGATGACACACTGCGGCAAGAAATTAAAGAAAAATTTGTGTAAACTGTTGTATAATATATAATTATCCTGAATAATAATCTATCCTTGCGAAGATTCGACACTACTTGCAAGGTTCCACAAGGAGAAATATCATGCCAGATTTCAAAGATAAAATCGTAATTGTCACCGGCGGTGCCAGAGGCATCGGTGGAGGTATCAGTCGGGCCTTCGCTGAAGAAGGTGCTAGCGTCCTCTGCGCGGACTTGGACGAAGACTCCGGGGCACAGCTCGTGGAAGACTCTGCAAGCATGGAAGGAACCGTTCGTTTCGTGCGAGCAGATGTTGCCCACAGCAGCGAGTGCCAAGGGGTTGTCGCAACAGCGGTGTCAGAATGGGGTGGGGTGGATGTCCTCTGCAACAACGTCGGCATCCAACCTGCGAATAGCTATCTACCCGCTCACGAGTTCCCGGAGGAGATGTGGGATCGCATCATTGATGTCAATCTCAAGAGTTTCTTCCTCATGACCAAATACTGTGTGCCGGAGATGAAGAAGCGTGGGGGTGGTGCTATCATCAATACCGCCAGTGTTCAGGGATTACAGTCGATGCTAGGCGTGTCGGCTTATGCGGCCAGTAAAGGTGGTGCTCTCTCCCTGACCCGTCAGCTTGCTCTAGAGTACGCCGAAGACAATATTCGCGTGCTGGCAGTCAATCCCGGAACAATCGACACACCATTGGTAGCGGAGGCTGTGGACTTCATGGGCGGTGACTTGGAGAGTCTCAAGAAACTATGGGGCAAGGCGCATCCAATGGGACGCATCGGACAACCCAGAGAGATTGCCAACGTCGTGCTGTTTCTCGCTAGCGACAAAGCGTCGTTCATGACCGGCGAATATGTTTGTGTTGATGGCGGAATGATGGCAAAAGGTGCTTGGGCGGACAGCGAGTGAGGCTGAACCTGGGATGAGGAGAAGCCGTGATGAATAACTCCCAGATGTTGACCGACGGAATTTCTGATGAGCGCGCTTGGCGAGCGAGTACCATCGATGATACTACAGCTTGGTACTACCCGTTATCCGAGGGGTGTCTCTCCAGTTTCAGACGCATCATCCGCGACGCACATCGTCAGTCGCGACCGATTACAGAGATTTACCGTCCGTCTGCCTTGTCCAATGGAGGTGGCGAATGCCTTCAGCCGGCACTTGATGCGCTCAATTCAGGGCGTGGTTTTGCTATCGTTGAACGGGTGCCAATCGAACAGTATGCGGTACAAGAAGCATTGGCCATGTACTGGTTAGTTGGTCAATTCCTCGGTTCTCCCATGGAGCAGAACATTCAAGGAACGCTGCTGTACGATGTGCGAGATACGGGGCAAAATGTGGCGCAAGGGGCTCGGTTTTCGGTGACCAATGCTGAGAGTTCGTTTCATAACGATAACTCCTTTGGTGAAACATTGCCTGAGCTGGTAGGATTACTCTGCCTACACACGGCAAAATCTGGCGGACAGAGCCAACTTATCAGTGGTTACGCGCTCCACAATGAACTGCTGGAGAATCACCCCGATGTTCTCGAAACCCTCTATCAGCTGTTCTGTTTTGATCGTCGAGGACAGTTCAAAGCCGGGGAGTCCCCAACGTCTCAATTTCCAATCTTCTCGTGGAGTGACGGCGAACTGACGCTCCGATACCTGCACTACTACATCCAAGTGGGTCATGAGCGTGCTGGCAAGAGGTTGACCACAGATCAGAGAAGGGCACTGAAAGTTGTCGAAGGGTTGCTATGTCGCGCAGATTTCAGAGTGGAGTTCAACCTACAGCCCGGACAGATGCTATTTACTAACAACCGCTGGATCCTGCATAATCGCACCGCGTTTGAGGACTATACCGATCCGGAACGCCGGCGCCATTATGTGAGACTGTGGTTGCGACAGCACGGCTAAATGTAGAAAGGAAAAAGGGATGATTCGTATTATCATTGATGGTGCTTGTGGGAAAATGGGCAAGATGATTACACAAGGTGTTTCAGAACAAGAAGATATGCAGATTGTCGGTGCTATCGAATTCTCTGAGCATCCGCAACTTGGGCAGGATGTGGGAGAAATCGCAGGAATAGGGGCAATCGGTGTGCCTGTTACCAGCGATCTGCCTGCGATTCTGGATGGGGGCGATGTTGTGATTGAGTTCACATCGCCCAGTGCAACCATCGAACATCTCCAGAACGTAGTGGACGCTGGAAAGCGTATGGTCATTGCAACAACAGGATACGATGACGAGGAACTAGCGCAGGTAAACGCGCTCGCACCGCAGATCCCGTGCGTGATGGCATCCAACATGAGCGTCGGCATCAATGTCATGTTACAAGCTATTCAGCTCGTTGCGAAGGTGCTTGGGGACGACTACGATGTTGAGGTTATTGAAGCACACCATAACCAGAAGGTAGACTCGCCGAGTGGGACTGCCCTAACGATGGCTGAGGTCCTCGCTGAGACACTAGGCAGAGATCTTTCAGAAGTCGGAGTGTACGGTAGACATGGCATTGTCGGAGCCCGACCCAAAAAAGAGATCGGTGTCCACGCCATTCGAGGGGGAGACCTCGCCGGCGATCACACAGTTCTATTTGTGGGTACAGGCGATCGTCTCGAAATAACACATCGCGGTCAAAACCGTGAGCCGCTTGCGCGGGGAGCGATTCGTGCAGCACGGTGGGTGATGAATGCACCAAAGGGCTTGCATGACATCGCGGAAGTCCTGTTCTGAAGGTGAAACGAGATTAAAGGGAGGCATCTTGACTGCCAACGGCGAGGCGAGTGGTAAATGGCTTCACTTGCGCATTTGTCTGTCCCGGATGTTGGCAATTTCTTGCATAATCTGCTCCCCCATCTGCCGGTATAACTCGCGTTTGTCCTCAATTTGTCGCACCTCTGTGAAATCAATGGGGGTGCCAAAGGTTACGGTGAGTTGAGCAGGATGAATCCATTTCGCATTGCGGGGCAGTATCGTTCCCTTGATATAAGCGGGAATAGCGGCAACATCCGCATTCTGAGCGATGAAACTGACACCGCCATGGGGCTTGCCCAGCGTACCATCGACACTGCGTGTGCCTTCGGGAAAGATGAGGACTACGTTTCCTGATTTCAGGAGAGAGATGGTGTGTCGAAGCGCAGCACGATCTGCCGTGCCACGTCGCACCGGATACGCATTGTGCGCAGCGATCAGCGGACCTATTAGTGGCATTTCAAAAGAATCATGCCTTGCCATAAAGTACAACTCTCGGTTCGCCGCGGAGCCAACGATGAAGGGGTCGAAATAGCTCACATGGTTACATAAGATTAAGGCACCACCTTGCTTCGGAATATTCTCATTACCGTGAGATTCCAATTTACCAAAAAGATTAAAGACAAAATTAGTGATTCGGTGTGACCAGCGATATGGAAGTTGATCTGTCCAGAATCCGAAGTCGTGACGTCGCATTAGCCTGCCTCTACTCGGTTGAGAACGAAATCTACGGCTTGGTTAATGGTCATATTGGTTGTGTCTACGACGATTGCATCTGCGGCGGTTCGCAAGGGACTGTGCTCACGGGATTCGTCCATCTGATCTCGTTCGCAAATCTCTTGTTCGACCTGGTCCAATGTCGTCTCAATGCCCTTTGCTTTCTGTTCCGTAAAGCGACGCCTCGCGCGCTCTTCAACAGAAGCGTTGATGTAGAACTTTAGATCCGCGTCCGGGAACACAACGGTCGTTACGTCCCGTCCCTCGACGATGATACCACCTTTTTCACCAATCCGACGCTGTTGTTTCACCATTTCATGCCGTACTTCAGGTATCTTTGCAATATTAACGATGGCACGGTCAATTTCTGGGGTGCGAAGAAAATCCGACACATCTTCCCCGTTCAACAGGGTAGTCTTACCGTTGTCTATGAAATCTATCCGGCAGCGCTTCGCCAGTTTGGTTAACCGAGGCACATTCGTCGAATCTCCCCCTTCTCGGAGGGATAATAGCGTCATCGCACGATACATCGAGCCTGAATTCAGATAAAGATAGTCTAACTTTTCAGCGAGCTGTTGGGCGATCGTACTTTTTCCCGATCCGGCGGGACCATCCATTGCAATCGTTAGCCGGTTCTTCATCATTCCTCCAGAGTGTCCCTGAGTATTTTTGCGTGTGCCAAGAGTCGTTCAATTTCAGCATCGTCTCGGTTTTCGAGTAAGGTTTTGAATGCAGCGAGATTTTGGATTGTTGAATCAATCATCGGTAGCAGTGAGTGGGCATTCTGCATGAAGATTGCCCTCCAAAGTTGTGGTGAACCCGCAGCAATGCGCGTTGTATCGCGGAAACCGGTGGCAGCAAAATCCAGTGCTTTTACCGTGTCGTTGCCGATTTCTCCCACTGTGTTTGTTAGAATAGAAGCAATGAGGTGGGGAAGGTGGCTCGCACCCGCAATGAGCATATCGTGTTCAGTCGGAGAGAGATGACAGACCTGCATGTCAACAGATTGCCAAAGGGATGTGACAAGTTTCAACGCCTGTGGGTCGGTGTTGTCCGTTGGGGTAACAATACATTTTGCACCGTCAAACAGGTCTGGGCGTGCCGATGCGACGCTCGTCTTTTCTGAACCAGCCATCGGATGTGATCCAACAAAATGCAAACCCCTAGCGGTTAAGAGGTTTTCAATTTCCTCGACGATTTGACCCTTGATGCTGCCAACATCAGTGATTATTAAAGGTCGGGGGTCAGATGTCCGAATTTCTGCGATACGCTGCACCATTTCGGGAATAAGATCGACCGGTGTGCCAACGACTATCAGATCCGCGTCACCAACTCCAGCGTGGAAATCGGTGGTCGCATTGTCAACCGCACCCCGTTCGAGCGCGATGTCGAGCGTCTGCATCCGCCGACCGAGTCCGGTAACCTCTCCACGGAAACCCTTGGCTTTCAATGCCAACCCTAGGGATCCGCCGATTAAACCGACACCTAAAATGGTAATGTTTCTAATCTGACTAAAGTCTGCAAACATTTTTTCCCATGCTCGCTCTCCATGATGTACTTCAAAGATTGTATAAATTACCGGTGTATTTGTCAAGCGCTTTTTCAACATGATGCGTGATCTGCGAGATGTGAATTTGGTCTATTGGAATCACGCAATTTAACGCGATTTTTTTAGAATAAAACGGAGGTTCCTAAAGGGACATTGAAAAACCTAGAATTTAAAGCAAACTGTGAGTCACTTGATGTGCTTCGCCAACGTCTTGCCAATCTCCAAGCTGAGCATCGCTGCACAATGAAACAGCTTGATACCTATTTTAGCGTTACCCAAGGCAGGTTGAAGCTGCGGGAGATCAATACCCACGAGGCAGAACTCATCTACTACGAGCGCTCCGACCTTGCAGAATCACGCTATAGCAATTATCAGATATGCGATATCCCCGAACCGATGGCTTTCAAGCAGATCGCGGCTATGGCTTTGGGAATCAAGGGTGTTGTTGAGAAGCAGCGGGAGTTGTGGATGTTTGGCGACACCCGCATCCATCTGGATGAGGTAAAAGATCTCGGTCAGTTTGTCGAATTAGAGACAGTGATTCACAACCAAACGGAAGCGGAAGCACAGGCGGAACATCAGCTTGTGAAAAATACACTTGGAATTAAGGAAGAGGATCTGGTCTCTATCTCGTATAGCGATTTGGTTTGAAAATCGATGGTATATACCTGACGCAAGTTGCTAGGGGTAAAGACTTGTGGAGGTCGATTATCCAAAATCGACATCTAGGTATCGAGTTGTGAATCTCGACCTACTATGGTGAATTAGAGAAATAAGTGGACATTTCCCAAAGTCCCCCTGATAAGGGGGATTTAGGCCTAATCTGTACATGTGCATCGGCAGTGTCTAAGTAATTCTATAATCTACCATAAATCGGAGGATAACGTGATTGATTGGAACAGATGGCGAAAACAGTTTCCCGTTACAGAGAAATATATCTACCTGAATCACGCAGGGGTTGCCCCGCTCCCGTTGTGTGCCCATCAGGCAATGGGACATTTTTTGGACGACGCCACCGATAACGGTGCGGTCAATTCCAAACACTGGGAAGCTACGGCTGAGAGATGTCGCGCAAACGCTGCCAAACTCATCAATAGTGATGTTGACGAAATTGCATTTATGAAGAACACCTCGCAAGGTATCATCATCGCTGCAAATGGGATCGATTGGTGTGAAGGGGACAACGTCGTGACAACGGCGGTGGAATTTCCTGCGAATGTCTATCCGTGGTGGAACCTAAAGCGTCTCGGGGTAGAAACACGAATGGCGCCGGAACGGGACAGACGGATCCACATCAGAGATATTGAGGCGGCGATTGACGAGCGGACGCGGTGCGTGACCATCAGCCACGTTGAGTTTGCATCGGGCTTTCGGAATGACATCGCGGCGATAGGCGACATCTGCCGAAAAAAGGGAATCTGGTTTGTAGTAGACGCCATACAGAGTGTCGGCGCCATTGACTTAGACGTGCAGGCGTGCAACATCGACATCCTTGCTGCCGATGGTCATAAGTGGCTGCTCGCACCTGAAGGCGCGGCAATCTTCTACTGTGCAAAAGAGAAGCAGGATGCGTTAATTAACACAAACGTCGGTTGGGCAGGTGTTATCAATCCGAGAGATTTTCTGAACTACGACTTCACACCCCAACCAGCAGCGACACGCTTTGAGGAGGGGTCGTACAACAGTGTCGGCTTGTATGGACTGGACGCAGCTATAGAATTGCTGCTGGAGGTTGGAATTTCGAATATTGAGCAGCGAATCTTAGATCTAACAGATCGCCTCATTGACGGACTCCGATCAAAGAACTACCGGCTGCTGACCCCCACAGGAGAGTCTGAGCGTTCCGGTATTGTGGTATTTGAAAGTGATCGACATACATCAGCCGATCTGGTTGAACGGCTCAGGGGTGAAAACGTCATCGGGGCAGAGCGGGCTGGCGTCCGTCTATCACCACATTTCTACAACTCGGAGGTGGAGATAGATCAGGTTTTGGGGTTGCTGCCATAGCCACAAAGTGTCTCCCTATCAGCTGGCGGTGGTATTTACTCCGGTAGGAGGGATTTCCGAATCTCGACAACTCACTGAATGCCCCTAATCAGTCCGAAATTTCTGTTGCAGAAAGATAGTGGTTGGCGTATAATAATCTCAGTTGTGACCCTGATTGGAAAGGTCTGGCCATCACAAGCTGACCTCTATCACCCCCAAGGATAAACAACCGATTTGAAAACAGAGGAGGGGTAGCAGATGTACCCGAAGGACAATCTCGCATATTTCATTTTAGCTGGCATTGCAGCCTTAGGTCTAACACCGTTGATTGTAAGTGCTGAAGCACAGGCACAGATTGCCTTCACGTCTGAGAGAGATGGAAACAGGGAAATCTACGTGATGGATGCCGATGGGGGTAATCAACAAAGACTCACCAATAGCCGCCTTGTGGACTGGGATCCCTCATGGTCTCCAGACGGCAGACACATTGCCTTTACCGCTAATGGGCGGCCTGGAGACTGGGGAGCTAGGGGTGGAGACTTGGAGATCTACGTGATGGATGCCAATGGGAGTAATCCGCGAAAACTCACCAATAATCTCCGTCAGGACACTGATCCTGCGTGGGCCCCTGACGGTAAGCGCATTGCTTATACTTCCACCATAGATAGGAACAAGGAAATCTACGTGATGGACGCCGATAAGGGATGGGAACGAGGTAAACCGCGAAGACTCACTAACAGTGGTGACGTTCACATTCATAACTGGGATCCGTCATGGTCTCCTGACAGCGAACGCATTGCTTTTACATCTAACAGGGATGGGAACTTGGAAATCTACGTTATGGACACCGATGGGGGTAATCAGCGAAGACTTACTAACAGTGGTGACATTCATATTCATAACTCGAAACCCTCATGGTCTCCAGACGGCAGACGCATCGCCTTTATGTCTGATCGGGAGGGGAACTCGAAAATCTACGTGATGAATGCCGATGGCGGGCAACAGCTAAACCGTACTAGAGATATGCATGGTGACGAACCCTCATGGTCTCCAGATGGTCAACGCATCGTCTTCGTTTCTGAGAGGGATGGGAACAAGGAAATCTACACGATAAACGCCGATGGCAGGAGGGACCCGCGAAGACTCACTAAGAATCGCCATAATGATACTGATCCTGCATGGTATAACCCTGCTG comes from the Candidatus Poribacteria bacterium genome and includes:
- a CDS encoding TauD/TfdA family dioxygenase produces the protein MNNSQMLTDGISDERAWRASTIDDTTAWYYPLSEGCLSSFRRIIRDAHRQSRPITEIYRPSALSNGGGECLQPALDALNSGRGFAIVERVPIEQYAVQEALAMYWLVGQFLGSPMEQNIQGTLLYDVRDTGQNVAQGARFSVTNAESSFHNDNSFGETLPELVGLLCLHTAKSGGQSQLISGYALHNELLENHPDVLETLYQLFCFDRRGQFKAGESPTSQFPIFSWSDGELTLRYLHYYIQVGHERAGKRLTTDQRRALKVVEGLLCRADFRVEFNLQPGQMLFTNNRWILHNRTAFEDYTDPERRRHYVRLWLRQHG
- a CDS encoding 1-acyl-sn-glycerol-3-phosphate acyltransferase; the encoded protein is MRRHDFGFWTDQLPYRWSHRITNFVFNLFGKLESHGNENIPKQGGALILCNHVSYFDPFIVGSAANRELYFMARHDSFEMPLIGPLIAAHNAYPVRRGTADRAALRHTISLLKSGNVVLIFPEGTRSVDGTLGKPHGGVSFIAQNADVAAIPAYIKGTILPRNAKWIHPAQLTVTFGTPIDFTEVRQIEDKRELYRQMGEQIMQEIANIRDRQMRK
- a CDS encoding prephenate dehydrogenase/arogenate dehydrogenase family protein — translated: MLKKRLTNTPVIYTIFEVHHGERAWEKMFADFSQIRNITILGVGLIGGSLGLALKAKGFRGEVTGLGRRMQTLDIALERGAVDNATTDFHAGVGDADLIVVGTPVDLIPEMVQRIAEIRTSDPRPLIITDVGSIKGQIVEEIENLLTARGLHFVGSHPMAGSEKTSVASARPDLFDGAKCIVTPTDNTDPQALKLVTSLWQSVDMQVCHLSPTEHDMLIAGASHLPHLIASILTNTVGEIGNDTVKALDFAATGFRDTTRIAAGSPQLWRAIFMQNAHSLLPMIDSTIQNLAAFKTLLENRDDAEIERLLAHAKILRDTLEE
- a CDS encoding (d)CMP kinase; translated protein: MKNRLTIAMDGPAGSGKSTIAQQLAEKLDYLYLNSGSMYRAMTLLSLREGGDSTNVPRLTKLAKRCRIDFIDNGKTTLLNGEDVSDFLRTPEIDRAIVNIAKIPEVRHEMVKQQRRIGEKGGIIVEGRDVTTVVFPDADLKFYINASVEERARRRFTEQKAKGIETTLDQVEQEICERDQMDESREHSPLRTAADAIVVDTTNMTINQAVDFVLNRVEAG
- a CDS encoding class IV adenylate cyclase, whose amino-acid sequence is MKNLEFKANCESLDVLRQRLANLQAEHRCTMKQLDTYFSVTQGRLKLREINTHEAELIYYERSDLAESRYSNYQICDIPEPMAFKQIAAMALGIKGVVEKQRELWMFGDTRIHLDEVKDLGQFVELETVIHNQTEAEAQAEHQLVKNTLGIKEEDLVSISYSDLV
- a CDS encoding SDR family oxidoreductase, with the protein product MPDFKDKIVIVTGGARGIGGGISRAFAEEGASVLCADLDEDSGAQLVEDSASMEGTVRFVRADVAHSSECQGVVATAVSEWGGVDVLCNNVGIQPANSYLPAHEFPEEMWDRIIDVNLKSFFLMTKYCVPEMKKRGGGAIINTASVQGLQSMLGVSAYAASKGGALSLTRQLALEYAEDNIRVLAVNPGTIDTPLVAEAVDFMGGDLESLKKLWGKAHPMGRIGQPREIANVVLFLASDKASFMTGEYVCVDGGMMAKGAWADSE
- a CDS encoding 4-hydroxy-tetrahydrodipicolinate reductase, with the translated sequence MIRIIIDGACGKMGKMITQGVSEQEDMQIVGAIEFSEHPQLGQDVGEIAGIGAIGVPVTSDLPAILDGGDVVIEFTSPSATIEHLQNVVDAGKRMVIATTGYDDEELAQVNALAPQIPCVMASNMSVGINVMLQAIQLVAKVLGDDYDVEVIEAHHNQKVDSPSGTALTMAEVLAETLGRDLSEVGVYGRHGIVGARPKKEIGVHAIRGGDLAGDHTVLFVGTGDRLEITHRGQNREPLARGAIRAARWVMNAPKGLHDIAEVLF
- a CDS encoding pyridoxal-phosphate dependent enzyme produces the protein MSEIQLRPAHGETNAAARVIAQHVEPTPLKKEKAFSESLNADIYVKYEFLSPVKSFKIRGALNLACALANGKNVSRVITVSTGNHGAAMAFACREYNLQLTVGVPVNCDQSKLELIRQFGGELEMIGRDLDETKELLQQRPLSPDTVFIEDGSSPEIVAGTSTIGSEIVQQLPNVEVVIVPVGNGALIGGIGTALKEFNPAIQVIGGMALSFEAGHAVDTESCDTFASGMAVRVSIPEAVDLMLAVVDKMHMVSETELKEAMGTFYNHTGHLPEGAGVAPLATALKMRTGLENKTVCLIASGANVDDTLRQEIKEKFV
- a CDS encoding PD40 domain-containing protein, with protein sequence MYPKDNLAYFILAGIAALGLTPLIVSAEAQAQIAFTSERDGNREIYVMDADGGNQQRLTNSRLVDWDPSWSPDGRHIAFTANGRPGDWGARGGDLEIYVMDANGSNPRKLTNNLRQDTDPAWAPDGKRIAYTSTIDRNKEIYVMDADKGWERGKPRRLTNSGDVHIHNWDPSWSPDSERIAFTSNRDGNLEIYVMDTDGGNQRRLTNSGDIHIHNSKPSWSPDGRRIAFMSDREGNSKIYVMNADGGQQLNRTRDMHGDEPSWSPDGQRIVFVSERDGNKEIYTINADGRRDPRRLTKNRHNDTDPAWYNPAVAFAVAPADKKITMWGWFKQVDR
- a CDS encoding aminotransferase class V-fold PLP-dependent enzyme gives rise to the protein MIDWNRWRKQFPVTEKYIYLNHAGVAPLPLCAHQAMGHFLDDATDNGAVNSKHWEATAERCRANAAKLINSDVDEIAFMKNTSQGIIIAANGIDWCEGDNVVTTAVEFPANVYPWWNLKRLGVETRMAPERDRRIHIRDIEAAIDERTRCVTISHVEFASGFRNDIAAIGDICRKKGIWFVVDAIQSVGAIDLDVQACNIDILAADGHKWLLAPEGAAIFYCAKEKQDALINTNVGWAGVINPRDFLNYDFTPQPAATRFEEGSYNSVGLYGLDAAIELLLEVGISNIEQRILDLTDRLIDGLRSKNYRLLTPTGESERSGIVVFESDRHTSADLVERLRGENVIGAERAGVRLSPHFYNSEVEIDQVLGLLP